In Bos indicus isolate NIAB-ARS_2022 breed Sahiwal x Tharparkar chromosome 19, NIAB-ARS_B.indTharparkar_mat_pri_1.0, whole genome shotgun sequence, the following proteins share a genomic window:
- the SPHK1 gene encoding sphingosine kinase 1 isoform X1: MPVRAAPGAWSQNLMGRPLPQGAAPDSTSAVSSPSDPATAGNDAGAPTAPATGGEGEPHSRHREARLGSTDKELKSGAAAADSVRTAPGTPRQRGEVMDAGAAFPPGCPSCDPQPLVAVPVCVYSGRLPEHAPKALPRAGVVKSARGQGQSPAALQEPRTAAAGPGRRLLHADAHCRALCTERRNHARELVRAEDLRRWDALVVMSGDGLIHEVVNGLMERPDWETAIQKPLCSLPAGSGNAVAASLNYYAGYEQVTKEDLLTNCTQLLCRRLLAPMDLLSLQTACGQRLFSVLSLAWGFIADVDLESEKFRRLGEMRFTLGACLRLVALRTYRGSLAYLPAETLASRRGPSPARAPQDPADTHVVPLEQPVPPHWTVVPEQDFVLVLALLHSHLASDLFTAPMGRCSAGAMHLFYVRAGVSRAMLLRLFLAMEKGRHMECHCPHLVYVPVVAFRLEPKDGKGVFTVDGELLISEAVQGQVLPNYFWMVSGYREPPPSLKPQPSPRRKSQQTPPPSERP, from the exons ATGCCGGTGCGCGCGGCTCCCGGAGCGTGGTCCCAGAACCTAATGGGGCGCCCCCTACCTCAGGGGGCCGCTCCAGACTCCACCAGCGCGGTTTCCTCTCCCTCAGATCCGGCAACCGCAGGGAATGACGCGGGTGCCCCCACAGCCCCGGCAACGGGCGGGGAGGGCGAGCCCCATAGCCGTCACCGAGAGGCCCGCCTGGGCAGCACCGATAAGGAGCTGAAGTCAGGAGCCGCCGCGGCGGACAGCGTCCGGACGGCGCCGGGGACCCCTCGGCAGCGGGGCGAGGTCATGGATGCAG GCGCCGCGTTTCCACCCGGGTGCCCGAGTTGTGATCCTCAGCCCCTAGTGGCGGTTCCGGTTTGTGTTTACAGCGGGCGGCTCCCGGAACACGCTCCCAAGGCCCTGCCACGTGCTGGTGTTGTTAAATCCGCGCGGGGGCAAGGGCAAAGCCCTGCAGCTCTTCAGGAGCCACGTACAGCCGCTGCTGGCCCAGGCCGACGTCTCCTTCACGCTGATGCTCACTG CCGCGCCCTCTGCACAGAGCGGCGGAACCACGCCCGGGAGCTGGTGCGTGCGGAGGACCTGAGACGCTGGGACGCGCTGGTGGTCATGTCCGGAGACGGGCTGATCCACGAG GTGGTGAACGGGCTCATGGAGCGGCCTGACTGGGAGACCGCCATCCAGAAGCCCCTGTGTAGCCTCCCGGCAGGCTCTGGCAATGCAGTGGCCGCTTCTTTGAACTATTACGCCGG GTACGAGCAGGTGACTAAGGAAGACCTCCTGACCAACTGCACGCAGCTGCTGTGCCGCCGGCTGCTGGCGCCCATGGACCTGCTATCCCTGCAGACCGCCTGCGGGCAGCGCCTCTTCTCTGTGCTCAGCCTGGCGTGGGGTTTCATCGCCGACGTGGATCTGGAGAGCGAGAAGTTTCGGCGCCTGGGCGAGATGCGCTTCACTCTAGGCGCCTGCCTGCGCCTGGTGGCCCTGCGCACCTACCGGGGCAGCCTGGCCTACCTGCCCGCAGAAACGCTGGCTTCCAGGAGGGGCCCCTCCCCGGCTCGGGCCCCGCAGGACCCCGCGGACACCCATGTGGTGCCCCTGGAGCAGCCAGTGCCTCCTCACTGGACGGTGGTGCCGGAGCAGGACTTTGTGCTGGTGTTAGCACTCCTGCATTCCCACCTGGCCAGTGACCTTTTCACCGCCCCCATGGGCCGCTGTTCGGCTGGCGCCATGCATCTGTTCTACGTGCGTGCTGGCGTGTCCCGGGCCATGCTGCTGCGCCTCTTCCTGGCCATGGAGAAAGGCAGGCACATGGAGTGCCACTGCCCCCACCTGGTCTATGTGCCTGTGGTTGCCTTCCGCCTGGAGCCCAAGGATGGGAAGGGTGTGTTTACTGTGGATGGGGAACTGCTGATCAGCGAGGCTGTCCAGGGCCAGGTTCTCCCCAACTACTTCTGGATGGTCAGTGGCTACAGGGAGCCCCCACCCTCTCTGAAACCACAGCCCTCACCCCGCAGGAAGTCTCAGCAGACGCCGCCCCCATCAGAGCGTCCCTGA
- the SPHK1 gene encoding sphingosine kinase 1 isoform X4, translating to MDAGAAFPPGCPSCDPQPLVAVPVCVYSGRLPEHAPKALPRAGVVKSARGQGQSPAALQEPRTAAAGPGRRLLHADAHCRALCTERRNHARELVRAEDLRRWDALVVMSGDGLIHEVVNGLMERPDWETAIQKPLCSLPAGSGNAVAASLNYYAGYEQVTKEDLLTNCTQLLCRRLLAPMDLLSLQTACGQRLFSVLSLAWGFIADVDLESEKFRRLGEMRFTLGACLRLVALRTYRGSLAYLPAETLASRRGPSPARAPQDPADTHVVPLEQPVPPHWTVVPEQDFVLVLALLHSHLASDLFTAPMGRCSAGAMHLFYVRAGVSRAMLLRLFLAMEKGRHMECHCPHLVYVPVVAFRLEPKDGKGVFTVDGELLISEAVQGQVLPNYFWMVSGYREPPPSLKPQPSPRRKSQQTPPPSERP from the exons ATGGATGCAG GCGCCGCGTTTCCACCCGGGTGCCCGAGTTGTGATCCTCAGCCCCTAGTGGCGGTTCCGGTTTGTGTTTACAGCGGGCGGCTCCCGGAACACGCTCCCAAGGCCCTGCCACGTGCTGGTGTTGTTAAATCCGCGCGGGGGCAAGGGCAAAGCCCTGCAGCTCTTCAGGAGCCACGTACAGCCGCTGCTGGCCCAGGCCGACGTCTCCTTCACGCTGATGCTCACTG CCGCGCCCTCTGCACAGAGCGGCGGAACCACGCCCGGGAGCTGGTGCGTGCGGAGGACCTGAGACGCTGGGACGCGCTGGTGGTCATGTCCGGAGACGGGCTGATCCACGAG GTGGTGAACGGGCTCATGGAGCGGCCTGACTGGGAGACCGCCATCCAGAAGCCCCTGTGTAGCCTCCCGGCAGGCTCTGGCAATGCAGTGGCCGCTTCTTTGAACTATTACGCCGG GTACGAGCAGGTGACTAAGGAAGACCTCCTGACCAACTGCACGCAGCTGCTGTGCCGCCGGCTGCTGGCGCCCATGGACCTGCTATCCCTGCAGACCGCCTGCGGGCAGCGCCTCTTCTCTGTGCTCAGCCTGGCGTGGGGTTTCATCGCCGACGTGGATCTGGAGAGCGAGAAGTTTCGGCGCCTGGGCGAGATGCGCTTCACTCTAGGCGCCTGCCTGCGCCTGGTGGCCCTGCGCACCTACCGGGGCAGCCTGGCCTACCTGCCCGCAGAAACGCTGGCTTCCAGGAGGGGCCCCTCCCCGGCTCGGGCCCCGCAGGACCCCGCGGACACCCATGTGGTGCCCCTGGAGCAGCCAGTGCCTCCTCACTGGACGGTGGTGCCGGAGCAGGACTTTGTGCTGGTGTTAGCACTCCTGCATTCCCACCTGGCCAGTGACCTTTTCACCGCCCCCATGGGCCGCTGTTCGGCTGGCGCCATGCATCTGTTCTACGTGCGTGCTGGCGTGTCCCGGGCCATGCTGCTGCGCCTCTTCCTGGCCATGGAGAAAGGCAGGCACATGGAGTGCCACTGCCCCCACCTGGTCTATGTGCCTGTGGTTGCCTTCCGCCTGGAGCCCAAGGATGGGAAGGGTGTGTTTACTGTGGATGGGGAACTGCTGATCAGCGAGGCTGTCCAGGGCCAGGTTCTCCCCAACTACTTCTGGATGGTCAGTGGCTACAGGGAGCCCCCACCCTCTCTGAAACCACAGCCCTCACCCCGCAGGAAGTCTCAGCAGACGCCGCCCCCATCAGAGCGTCCCTGA
- the SPHK1 gene encoding sphingosine kinase 1 isoform X3 yields MPVRAAPGAWSQNLMGRPLPQGAAPDSTSAVSSPSDPATAGNDAGAPTAPATGGEGEPHSRHREARLGSTDKELKSGAAAADSVRTAPGTPRQRGEVMDAAGGSRNTLPRPCHVLVLLNPRGGKGKALQLFRSHVQPLLAQADVSFTLMLTERRNHARELVRAEDLRRWDALVVMSGDGLIHEVVNGLMERPDWETAIQKPLCSLPAGSGNAVAASLNYYAGYEQVTKEDLLTNCTQLLCRRLLAPMDLLSLQTACGQRLFSVLSLAWGFIADVDLESEKFRRLGEMRFTLGACLRLVALRTYRGSLAYLPAETLASRRGPSPARAPQDPADTHVVPLEQPVPPHWTVVPEQDFVLVLALLHSHLASDLFTAPMGRCSAGAMHLFYVRAGVSRAMLLRLFLAMEKGRHMECHCPHLVYVPVVAFRLEPKDGKGVFTVDGELLISEAVQGQVLPNYFWMVSGYREPPPSLKPQPSPRRKSQQTPPPSERP; encoded by the exons ATGCCGGTGCGCGCGGCTCCCGGAGCGTGGTCCCAGAACCTAATGGGGCGCCCCCTACCTCAGGGGGCCGCTCCAGACTCCACCAGCGCGGTTTCCTCTCCCTCAGATCCGGCAACCGCAGGGAATGACGCGGGTGCCCCCACAGCCCCGGCAACGGGCGGGGAGGGCGAGCCCCATAGCCGTCACCGAGAGGCCCGCCTGGGCAGCACCGATAAGGAGCTGAAGTCAGGAGCCGCCGCGGCGGACAGCGTCCGGACGGCGCCGGGGACCCCTCGGCAGCGGGGCGAGGTCATGGATGCAG CGGGCGGCTCCCGGAACACGCTCCCAAGGCCCTGCCACGTGCTGGTGTTGTTAAATCCGCGCGGGGGCAAGGGCAAAGCCCTGCAGCTCTTCAGGAGCCACGTACAGCCGCTGCTGGCCCAGGCCGACGTCTCCTTCACGCTGATGCTCACTG AGCGGCGGAACCACGCCCGGGAGCTGGTGCGTGCGGAGGACCTGAGACGCTGGGACGCGCTGGTGGTCATGTCCGGAGACGGGCTGATCCACGAG GTGGTGAACGGGCTCATGGAGCGGCCTGACTGGGAGACCGCCATCCAGAAGCCCCTGTGTAGCCTCCCGGCAGGCTCTGGCAATGCAGTGGCCGCTTCTTTGAACTATTACGCCGG GTACGAGCAGGTGACTAAGGAAGACCTCCTGACCAACTGCACGCAGCTGCTGTGCCGCCGGCTGCTGGCGCCCATGGACCTGCTATCCCTGCAGACCGCCTGCGGGCAGCGCCTCTTCTCTGTGCTCAGCCTGGCGTGGGGTTTCATCGCCGACGTGGATCTGGAGAGCGAGAAGTTTCGGCGCCTGGGCGAGATGCGCTTCACTCTAGGCGCCTGCCTGCGCCTGGTGGCCCTGCGCACCTACCGGGGCAGCCTGGCCTACCTGCCCGCAGAAACGCTGGCTTCCAGGAGGGGCCCCTCCCCGGCTCGGGCCCCGCAGGACCCCGCGGACACCCATGTGGTGCCCCTGGAGCAGCCAGTGCCTCCTCACTGGACGGTGGTGCCGGAGCAGGACTTTGTGCTGGTGTTAGCACTCCTGCATTCCCACCTGGCCAGTGACCTTTTCACCGCCCCCATGGGCCGCTGTTCGGCTGGCGCCATGCATCTGTTCTACGTGCGTGCTGGCGTGTCCCGGGCCATGCTGCTGCGCCTCTTCCTGGCCATGGAGAAAGGCAGGCACATGGAGTGCCACTGCCCCCACCTGGTCTATGTGCCTGTGGTTGCCTTCCGCCTGGAGCCCAAGGATGGGAAGGGTGTGTTTACTGTGGATGGGGAACTGCTGATCAGCGAGGCTGTCCAGGGCCAGGTTCTCCCCAACTACTTCTGGATGGTCAGTGGCTACAGGGAGCCCCCACCCTCTCTGAAACCACAGCCCTCACCCCGCAGGAAGTCTCAGCAGACGCCGCCCCCATCAGAGCGTCCCTGA
- the SPHK1 gene encoding sphingosine kinase 1 isoform X2 codes for MLGSPIRMGSPRPVYTAKLLSDPATAGNDAGAPTAPATGGEGEPHSRHREARLGSTDKELKSGAAAADSVRTAPGTPRQRGEVMDAGAAFPPGCPSCDPQPLVAVPVCVYSGRLPEHAPKALPRAGVVKSARGQGQSPAALQEPRTAAAGPGRRLLHADAHCRALCTERRNHARELVRAEDLRRWDALVVMSGDGLIHEVVNGLMERPDWETAIQKPLCSLPAGSGNAVAASLNYYAGYEQVTKEDLLTNCTQLLCRRLLAPMDLLSLQTACGQRLFSVLSLAWGFIADVDLESEKFRRLGEMRFTLGACLRLVALRTYRGSLAYLPAETLASRRGPSPARAPQDPADTHVVPLEQPVPPHWTVVPEQDFVLVLALLHSHLASDLFTAPMGRCSAGAMHLFYVRAGVSRAMLLRLFLAMEKGRHMECHCPHLVYVPVVAFRLEPKDGKGVFTVDGELLISEAVQGQVLPNYFWMVSGYREPPPSLKPQPSPRRKSQQTPPPSERP; via the exons ATCCGGCAACCGCAGGGAATGACGCGGGTGCCCCCACAGCCCCGGCAACGGGCGGGGAGGGCGAGCCCCATAGCCGTCACCGAGAGGCCCGCCTGGGCAGCACCGATAAGGAGCTGAAGTCAGGAGCCGCCGCGGCGGACAGCGTCCGGACGGCGCCGGGGACCCCTCGGCAGCGGGGCGAGGTCATGGATGCAG GCGCCGCGTTTCCACCCGGGTGCCCGAGTTGTGATCCTCAGCCCCTAGTGGCGGTTCCGGTTTGTGTTTACAGCGGGCGGCTCCCGGAACACGCTCCCAAGGCCCTGCCACGTGCTGGTGTTGTTAAATCCGCGCGGGGGCAAGGGCAAAGCCCTGCAGCTCTTCAGGAGCCACGTACAGCCGCTGCTGGCCCAGGCCGACGTCTCCTTCACGCTGATGCTCACTG CCGCGCCCTCTGCACAGAGCGGCGGAACCACGCCCGGGAGCTGGTGCGTGCGGAGGACCTGAGACGCTGGGACGCGCTGGTGGTCATGTCCGGAGACGGGCTGATCCACGAG GTGGTGAACGGGCTCATGGAGCGGCCTGACTGGGAGACCGCCATCCAGAAGCCCCTGTGTAGCCTCCCGGCAGGCTCTGGCAATGCAGTGGCCGCTTCTTTGAACTATTACGCCGG GTACGAGCAGGTGACTAAGGAAGACCTCCTGACCAACTGCACGCAGCTGCTGTGCCGCCGGCTGCTGGCGCCCATGGACCTGCTATCCCTGCAGACCGCCTGCGGGCAGCGCCTCTTCTCTGTGCTCAGCCTGGCGTGGGGTTTCATCGCCGACGTGGATCTGGAGAGCGAGAAGTTTCGGCGCCTGGGCGAGATGCGCTTCACTCTAGGCGCCTGCCTGCGCCTGGTGGCCCTGCGCACCTACCGGGGCAGCCTGGCCTACCTGCCCGCAGAAACGCTGGCTTCCAGGAGGGGCCCCTCCCCGGCTCGGGCCCCGCAGGACCCCGCGGACACCCATGTGGTGCCCCTGGAGCAGCCAGTGCCTCCTCACTGGACGGTGGTGCCGGAGCAGGACTTTGTGCTGGTGTTAGCACTCCTGCATTCCCACCTGGCCAGTGACCTTTTCACCGCCCCCATGGGCCGCTGTTCGGCTGGCGCCATGCATCTGTTCTACGTGCGTGCTGGCGTGTCCCGGGCCATGCTGCTGCGCCTCTTCCTGGCCATGGAGAAAGGCAGGCACATGGAGTGCCACTGCCCCCACCTGGTCTATGTGCCTGTGGTTGCCTTCCGCCTGGAGCCCAAGGATGGGAAGGGTGTGTTTACTGTGGATGGGGAACTGCTGATCAGCGAGGCTGTCCAGGGCCAGGTTCTCCCCAACTACTTCTGGATGGTCAGTGGCTACAGGGAGCCCCCACCCTCTCTGAAACCACAGCCCTCACCCCGCAGGAAGTCTCAGCAGACGCCGCCCCCATCAGAGCGTCCCTGA